A region of Maniola jurtina chromosome 18, ilManJurt1.1, whole genome shotgun sequence DNA encodes the following proteins:
- the LOC123874545 gene encoding A-kinase anchor protein 17A isoform X2, whose amino-acid sequence MSIQVCKDISDAVALYLPQRLYLKSFAKLNISVQLPPHKVHGKAISNWELMEKLRKMIQPDSFSILKVSKHSSEVIRFDAELENRIKLERVLARLEDRIIQLNDYPDPLKVKVSECKSDFPSRHSWDSFFRDATDMDEMKPGERPDTIHIRNLPIRWFVHERDRDEDAPPSESLFKKVFEKYGPIRQVDVPAADPFRMQMKAAMRGITTPPQDSTLYFEGYIQFNEYAGFVRCMDALRGRKLLKRSDDLAEWCTIYVDFDKTKHMTDASVKRRSIVRERLTSRQRAKEEEERQEKEKIAKREAKERQKMEHREQEKLAKMREREEKRKKKQLAKLMERDDVDLNKKVAEEQRKLLKTQKKLQAIRLIEELFRRIELRPELQRNGSKPERYYKVGDRMARQRIVEKYKRQQEKAVDEQRERLRHALDGRIVIRSALETKKPLRDSSISSVSEDERELKRVKTERLSTPEREGYNKNPAMYGYPNPYGFGFPYAAVPPPHGYPFPQTSMYYPMRGAYYPPPDTYSRRPFRGRGRGRGRGRLPYFEGPDATHQYYQYFKKLSEAEHRNEHDNRSRSRSRSRRRSYSRSRSRSRRRSYSRSRSRSRSRSRRSRSRSRRSRSRSRRSRSHSHNSRSRRRSRSRSKRPKTKSRSKSKSKHRSPSPKPAEKRASVDSTKFVSPGTMRRQRSKSWSLPKEGETRKSWSKTPEKKNE is encoded by the exons ATGAGTATTCAAGTGTGCAAGGACATTTCAGACGCTGTGGCTTTGTATTTGCCACAGCGGTTGTATCTCAAATCGTTTGCAAAGCTAAACATTTCTGTCCAGCTCCCTCCACACAAGGTTCACGGCAAGGCGATATCCAACTGGGAATTAATGGAAAAGTTACGGAAAATGATCCAACCTGACAGCTTTTCAATATTGAAAGTGTCCAAACATAGTTCGGAAGTGATTAGATTCGACGCAGAACTGGAAAACAGGATAAAATTAGAACGTGTGTTAGCGCGTTTAGAAGACAGGATAATACAGTTAAATGATTATCCAGATCCATTGAAAGTTAAAGTATCGGAATGCAAGTCAGATTTTCCTAGTCGTCATTCATGGGACTCATTCTTCAGAGATGCTACAGATATGGATGAAATGAAGCCCGGTGAGCGACCTGATACTATACATATAAGAAACTTGCCTATACGCTGGTTTGTTCATGAACGGGATCGGGACGAAGATGCCCCCCCATCGGAAAGTTTATTCAAAAAAGTGTTTGAAAAATATGGTCCAATAAGACAAGTTGATGTACCAGCTGCTGATCCATTTCGTATGCAAATGAAAGCTGCTATGAGAGGCATTACCACTCCTCCACAAGATTCCACCCTATACTTTGAAGGTTACATTCAATTTAATGAGTATGCAGGGTTTGTACGATGCATGGATGCATTAAGAGGTCGCAAGTTATTAAAACGGAGTGATGATTTAGCCGAATGGTGTACAATCTATGTGGATTTTGATAAAACTAAGCATATGACGGATGCCTCGGTGAAGAGAAGATCTATTGTAAGGGAGAGGCTCACGTCTAGACAAAGAGCTAAGGAAGAGGAAGAGAGACAGGAGAAAGAGAAAATTGCTAAGCGGGAAGCTAAAGAGCG CCAAAAAATGGAGCATCGCGAACAGGAGAAGTTGGCAAAGATGCGCGAAAGAGAAGAAAAGAGAAAGAAGAAGCAACTTGCTAAGCTGATGGAGAGAGATGATGTGGACCTGAACAAGAAGGTGGCAGAAGAGCAGAGAAAACTGCTGAAAACTCAAAAGAAGCTTCAGGCTATAAGACTAATTGAGGAGCTCTTTAGGAGAATAGAG TTGCGCCCAGAGCTGCAACGCAACGGCTCTAAGCCGGAGCGCTACTACAAGGTGGGTGACCGTATGGCGCGACAACGCATAGTGGAAAAGTACAAAAGACAGCAAGAAAAGGCAGTTGACGAACAACGGGAGAGGCTCAGACATGCACTGGACG GTCGTATCGTGATCCGTTCCGCGCTGGAGACCAAGAAGCCGCTGCGAGATTCGTCCATCAGCTCGGTGTCGGAGGACGAGCGCGAACTGAAGCGCGTCAAGACTGAGAGGCTCTCCACGCCAGAGCGAGAGGGATACAACAAGAACCCAG CAATGTACGGGTACCCCAACCCCTACGGCTTCGGGTTCCCCTACGCGGCCGTGCCGCCGCCGCACGGATACCCCTTCCCGCAAA CGTCGATGTACTACCCGATGCGCGGCGCGTACTACCCTCCCCCGGACACGTACTCGCGGCGCCCGTTCCGCGGCCGCGGGCGCGGGAGGGGGAGGGGCAGGCTGCCGTACTTCGAGGGACCCGACGCCACTCACCAGTACTACCA GTACTTCAAGAAATTATCAGAAGCGGAGCATCGCAACGAGCATGACAACCGTTCGCGTTCCCGCTCGCGCTCGCGGCGCCGCTCGTATTCGCGCTCTCGCTCGCGTTCGCGACGCCGCTCCTACTCGCGGTCTCGCTCGCGCTCCCGCAGCAGGAGCAGGAGGTCCCGCTCCAGGAGCCGAAGATCCAGATCCAGGAGTAGGAGGTCCAG ATCTCACAGTCACAACTCAAGGTCACGCCGGAGATCCAGATCAAGAAGCAAGCGACCCAAGACGAAATCCCGTTCCAAGTCCAAATCCAAGCACCGCAGCCCCAGCCCCAAGCCCGCGGAGAAACGCGCCAGTGTGGACAGCACCAAATTTGTGTCGCCGGGAA
- the LOC123874545 gene encoding A-kinase anchor protein 17A isoform X5, which yields MSIQVCKDISDAVALYLPQRLYLKSFAKLNISVQLPPHKVHGKAISNWELMEKLRKMIQPDSFSILKVSKHSSEVIRFDAELENRIKLERVLARLEDRIIQLNDYPDPLKVKVSECKSDFPSRHSWDSFFRDATDMDEMKPGERPDTIHIRNLPIRWFVHERDRDEDAPPSESLFKKVFEKYGPIRQVDVPAADPFRMQMKAAMRGITTPPQDSTLYFEGYIQFNEYAGFVRCMDALRGRKLLKRSDDLAEWCTIYVDFDKTKHMTDASVKRRSIVRERLTSRQRAKEEEERQEKEKIAKREAKERQKETVTRMIFHSLSQKMEHREQEKLAKMREREEKRKKKQLAKLMERDDVDLNKKVAEEQRKLLKTQKKLQAIRLIEELFRRIELRPELQRNGSKPERYYKVGDRMARQRIVEKYKRQQEKAVDEQRERLRHALDGRIVIRSALETKKPLRDSSISSVSEDERELKRVKTERLSTPEREGYNKNPAMYGYPNPYGFGFPYAAVPPPHGYPFPQTSMYYPMRGAYYPPPDTYSRRPFRGRGRGRGRGRLPYFEGPDATHQYYQYFKKLSEAEHRNEHDNRSRSRSRSRRRSYSRSRSRSRRRSYSRSRSRSRSRSRRSRSRSRRSRSRSRRSR from the exons ATGAGTATTCAAGTGTGCAAGGACATTTCAGACGCTGTGGCTTTGTATTTGCCACAGCGGTTGTATCTCAAATCGTTTGCAAAGCTAAACATTTCTGTCCAGCTCCCTCCACACAAGGTTCACGGCAAGGCGATATCCAACTGGGAATTAATGGAAAAGTTACGGAAAATGATCCAACCTGACAGCTTTTCAATATTGAAAGTGTCCAAACATAGTTCGGAAGTGATTAGATTCGACGCAGAACTGGAAAACAGGATAAAATTAGAACGTGTGTTAGCGCGTTTAGAAGACAGGATAATACAGTTAAATGATTATCCAGATCCATTGAAAGTTAAAGTATCGGAATGCAAGTCAGATTTTCCTAGTCGTCATTCATGGGACTCATTCTTCAGAGATGCTACAGATATGGATGAAATGAAGCCCGGTGAGCGACCTGATACTATACATATAAGAAACTTGCCTATACGCTGGTTTGTTCATGAACGGGATCGGGACGAAGATGCCCCCCCATCGGAAAGTTTATTCAAAAAAGTGTTTGAAAAATATGGTCCAATAAGACAAGTTGATGTACCAGCTGCTGATCCATTTCGTATGCAAATGAAAGCTGCTATGAGAGGCATTACCACTCCTCCACAAGATTCCACCCTATACTTTGAAGGTTACATTCAATTTAATGAGTATGCAGGGTTTGTACGATGCATGGATGCATTAAGAGGTCGCAAGTTATTAAAACGGAGTGATGATTTAGCCGAATGGTGTACAATCTATGTGGATTTTGATAAAACTAAGCATATGACGGATGCCTCGGTGAAGAGAAGATCTATTGTAAGGGAGAGGCTCACGTCTAGACAAAGAGCTAAGGAAGAGGAAGAGAGACAGGAGAAAGAGAAAATTGCTAAGCGGGAAGCTAAAGAGCG ACAAAAAGAAACAGTAACACGTATGATTTTTCACTCTTTAAGCCAAAAAATGGAGCATCGCGAACAGGAGAAGTTGGCAAAGATGCGCGAAAGAGAAGAAAAGAGAAAGAAGAAGCAACTTGCTAAGCTGATGGAGAGAGATGATGTGGACCTGAACAAGAAGGTGGCAGAAGAGCAGAGAAAACTGCTGAAAACTCAAAAGAAGCTTCAGGCTATAAGACTAATTGAGGAGCTCTTTAGGAGAATAGAG TTGCGCCCAGAGCTGCAACGCAACGGCTCTAAGCCGGAGCGCTACTACAAGGTGGGTGACCGTATGGCGCGACAACGCATAGTGGAAAAGTACAAAAGACAGCAAGAAAAGGCAGTTGACGAACAACGGGAGAGGCTCAGACATGCACTGGACG GTCGTATCGTGATCCGTTCCGCGCTGGAGACCAAGAAGCCGCTGCGAGATTCGTCCATCAGCTCGGTGTCGGAGGACGAGCGCGAACTGAAGCGCGTCAAGACTGAGAGGCTCTCCACGCCAGAGCGAGAGGGATACAACAAGAACCCAG CAATGTACGGGTACCCCAACCCCTACGGCTTCGGGTTCCCCTACGCGGCCGTGCCGCCGCCGCACGGATACCCCTTCCCGCAAA CGTCGATGTACTACCCGATGCGCGGCGCGTACTACCCTCCCCCGGACACGTACTCGCGGCGCCCGTTCCGCGGCCGCGGGCGCGGGAGGGGGAGGGGCAGGCTGCCGTACTTCGAGGGACCCGACGCCACTCACCAGTACTACCA GTACTTCAAGAAATTATCAGAAGCGGAGCATCGCAACGAGCATGACAACCGTTCGCGTTCCCGCTCGCGCTCGCGGCGCCGCTCGTATTCGCGCTCTCGCTCGCGTTCGCGACGCCGCTCCTACTCGCGGTCTCGCTCGCGCTCCCGCAGCAGGAGCAGGAGGTCCCGCTCCAGGAGCCGAAGATCCAGATCCAGGAGTAGGAGGTCCAGGTAA
- the LOC123874545 gene encoding A-kinase anchor protein 17A isoform X4 codes for MEKLRKMIQPDSFSILKVSKHSSEVIRFDAELENRIKLERVLARLEDRIIQLNDYPDPLKVKVSECKSDFPSRHSWDSFFRDATDMDEMKPGERPDTIHIRNLPIRWFVHERDRDEDAPPSESLFKKVFEKYGPIRQVDVPAADPFRMQMKAAMRGITTPPQDSTLYFEGYIQFNEYAGFVRCMDALRGRKLLKRSDDLAEWCTIYVDFDKTKHMTDASVKRRSIVRERLTSRQRAKEEEERQEKEKIAKREAKERQKETVTRMIFHSLSQKMEHREQEKLAKMREREEKRKKKQLAKLMERDDVDLNKKVAEEQRKLLKTQKKLQAIRLIEELFRRIELRPELQRNGSKPERYYKVGDRMARQRIVEKYKRQQEKAVDEQRERLRHALDGRIVIRSALETKKPLRDSSISSVSEDERELKRVKTERLSTPEREGYNKNPAMYGYPNPYGFGFPYAAVPPPHGYPFPQTSMYYPMRGAYYPPPDTYSRRPFRGRGRGRGRGRLPYFEGPDATHQYYQYFKKLSEAEHRNEHDNRSRSRSRSRRRSYSRSRSRSRRRSYSRSRSRSRSRSRRSRSRSRRSRSRSRRSRSHSHNSRSRRRSRSRSKRPKTKSRSKSKSKHRSPSPKPAEKRASVDSTKFVSPGTMRRQRSKSWSLPKEGETRKSWSKTPEKKNE; via the exons ATGGAAAAGTTACGGAAAATGATCCAACCTGACAGCTTTTCAATATTGAAAGTGTCCAAACATAGTTCGGAAGTGATTAGATTCGACGCAGAACTGGAAAACAGGATAAAATTAGAACGTGTGTTAGCGCGTTTAGAAGACAGGATAATACAGTTAAATGATTATCCAGATCCATTGAAAGTTAAAGTATCGGAATGCAAGTCAGATTTTCCTAGTCGTCATTCATGGGACTCATTCTTCAGAGATGCTACAGATATGGATGAAATGAAGCCCGGTGAGCGACCTGATACTATACATATAAGAAACTTGCCTATACGCTGGTTTGTTCATGAACGGGATCGGGACGAAGATGCCCCCCCATCGGAAAGTTTATTCAAAAAAGTGTTTGAAAAATATGGTCCAATAAGACAAGTTGATGTACCAGCTGCTGATCCATTTCGTATGCAAATGAAAGCTGCTATGAGAGGCATTACCACTCCTCCACAAGATTCCACCCTATACTTTGAAGGTTACATTCAATTTAATGAGTATGCAGGGTTTGTACGATGCATGGATGCATTAAGAGGTCGCAAGTTATTAAAACGGAGTGATGATTTAGCCGAATGGTGTACAATCTATGTGGATTTTGATAAAACTAAGCATATGACGGATGCCTCGGTGAAGAGAAGATCTATTGTAAGGGAGAGGCTCACGTCTAGACAAAGAGCTAAGGAAGAGGAAGAGAGACAGGAGAAAGAGAAAATTGCTAAGCGGGAAGCTAAAGAGCG ACAAAAAGAAACAGTAACACGTATGATTTTTCACTCTTTAAGCCAAAAAATGGAGCATCGCGAACAGGAGAAGTTGGCAAAGATGCGCGAAAGAGAAGAAAAGAGAAAGAAGAAGCAACTTGCTAAGCTGATGGAGAGAGATGATGTGGACCTGAACAAGAAGGTGGCAGAAGAGCAGAGAAAACTGCTGAAAACTCAAAAGAAGCTTCAGGCTATAAGACTAATTGAGGAGCTCTTTAGGAGAATAGAG TTGCGCCCAGAGCTGCAACGCAACGGCTCTAAGCCGGAGCGCTACTACAAGGTGGGTGACCGTATGGCGCGACAACGCATAGTGGAAAAGTACAAAAGACAGCAAGAAAAGGCAGTTGACGAACAACGGGAGAGGCTCAGACATGCACTGGACG GTCGTATCGTGATCCGTTCCGCGCTGGAGACCAAGAAGCCGCTGCGAGATTCGTCCATCAGCTCGGTGTCGGAGGACGAGCGCGAACTGAAGCGCGTCAAGACTGAGAGGCTCTCCACGCCAGAGCGAGAGGGATACAACAAGAACCCAG CAATGTACGGGTACCCCAACCCCTACGGCTTCGGGTTCCCCTACGCGGCCGTGCCGCCGCCGCACGGATACCCCTTCCCGCAAA CGTCGATGTACTACCCGATGCGCGGCGCGTACTACCCTCCCCCGGACACGTACTCGCGGCGCCCGTTCCGCGGCCGCGGGCGCGGGAGGGGGAGGGGCAGGCTGCCGTACTTCGAGGGACCCGACGCCACTCACCAGTACTACCA GTACTTCAAGAAATTATCAGAAGCGGAGCATCGCAACGAGCATGACAACCGTTCGCGTTCCCGCTCGCGCTCGCGGCGCCGCTCGTATTCGCGCTCTCGCTCGCGTTCGCGACGCCGCTCCTACTCGCGGTCTCGCTCGCGCTCCCGCAGCAGGAGCAGGAGGTCCCGCTCCAGGAGCCGAAGATCCAGATCCAGGAGTAGGAGGTCCAG ATCTCACAGTCACAACTCAAGGTCACGCCGGAGATCCAGATCAAGAAGCAAGCGACCCAAGACGAAATCCCGTTCCAAGTCCAAATCCAAGCACCGCAGCCCCAGCCCCAAGCCCGCGGAGAAACGCGCCAGTGTGGACAGCACCAAATTTGTGTCGCCGGGAA
- the LOC123874545 gene encoding A-kinase anchor protein 17A isoform X3 — MALLPPHKVHGKAISNWELMEKLRKMIQPDSFSILKVSKHSSEVIRFDAELENRIKLERVLARLEDRIIQLNDYPDPLKVKVSECKSDFPSRHSWDSFFRDATDMDEMKPGERPDTIHIRNLPIRWFVHERDRDEDAPPSESLFKKVFEKYGPIRQVDVPAADPFRMQMKAAMRGITTPPQDSTLYFEGYIQFNEYAGFVRCMDALRGRKLLKRSDDLAEWCTIYVDFDKTKHMTDASVKRRSIVRERLTSRQRAKEEEERQEKEKIAKREAKERQKETVTRMIFHSLSQKMEHREQEKLAKMREREEKRKKKQLAKLMERDDVDLNKKVAEEQRKLLKTQKKLQAIRLIEELFRRIELRPELQRNGSKPERYYKVGDRMARQRIVEKYKRQQEKAVDEQRERLRHALDGRIVIRSALETKKPLRDSSISSVSEDERELKRVKTERLSTPEREGYNKNPAMYGYPNPYGFGFPYAAVPPPHGYPFPQTSMYYPMRGAYYPPPDTYSRRPFRGRGRGRGRGRLPYFEGPDATHQYYQYFKKLSEAEHRNEHDNRSRSRSRSRRRSYSRSRSRSRRRSYSRSRSRSRSRSRRSRSRSRRSRSRSRRSRSHSHNSRSRRRSRSRSKRPKTKSRSKSKSKHRSPSPKPAEKRASVDSTKFVSPGTMRRQRSKSWSLPKEGETRKSWSKTPEKKNE, encoded by the exons ATGGCTTTG CTCCCTCCACACAAGGTTCACGGCAAGGCGATATCCAACTGGGAATTAATGGAAAAGTTACGGAAAATGATCCAACCTGACAGCTTTTCAATATTGAAAGTGTCCAAACATAGTTCGGAAGTGATTAGATTCGACGCAGAACTGGAAAACAGGATAAAATTAGAACGTGTGTTAGCGCGTTTAGAAGACAGGATAATACAGTTAAATGATTATCCAGATCCATTGAAAGTTAAAGTATCGGAATGCAAGTCAGATTTTCCTAGTCGTCATTCATGGGACTCATTCTTCAGAGATGCTACAGATATGGATGAAATGAAGCCCGGTGAGCGACCTGATACTATACATATAAGAAACTTGCCTATACGCTGGTTTGTTCATGAACGGGATCGGGACGAAGATGCCCCCCCATCGGAAAGTTTATTCAAAAAAGTGTTTGAAAAATATGGTCCAATAAGACAAGTTGATGTACCAGCTGCTGATCCATTTCGTATGCAAATGAAAGCTGCTATGAGAGGCATTACCACTCCTCCACAAGATTCCACCCTATACTTTGAAGGTTACATTCAATTTAATGAGTATGCAGGGTTTGTACGATGCATGGATGCATTAAGAGGTCGCAAGTTATTAAAACGGAGTGATGATTTAGCCGAATGGTGTACAATCTATGTGGATTTTGATAAAACTAAGCATATGACGGATGCCTCGGTGAAGAGAAGATCTATTGTAAGGGAGAGGCTCACGTCTAGACAAAGAGCTAAGGAAGAGGAAGAGAGACAGGAGAAAGAGAAAATTGCTAAGCGGGAAGCTAAAGAGCG ACAAAAAGAAACAGTAACACGTATGATTTTTCACTCTTTAAGCCAAAAAATGGAGCATCGCGAACAGGAGAAGTTGGCAAAGATGCGCGAAAGAGAAGAAAAGAGAAAGAAGAAGCAACTTGCTAAGCTGATGGAGAGAGATGATGTGGACCTGAACAAGAAGGTGGCAGAAGAGCAGAGAAAACTGCTGAAAACTCAAAAGAAGCTTCAGGCTATAAGACTAATTGAGGAGCTCTTTAGGAGAATAGAG TTGCGCCCAGAGCTGCAACGCAACGGCTCTAAGCCGGAGCGCTACTACAAGGTGGGTGACCGTATGGCGCGACAACGCATAGTGGAAAAGTACAAAAGACAGCAAGAAAAGGCAGTTGACGAACAACGGGAGAGGCTCAGACATGCACTGGACG GTCGTATCGTGATCCGTTCCGCGCTGGAGACCAAGAAGCCGCTGCGAGATTCGTCCATCAGCTCGGTGTCGGAGGACGAGCGCGAACTGAAGCGCGTCAAGACTGAGAGGCTCTCCACGCCAGAGCGAGAGGGATACAACAAGAACCCAG CAATGTACGGGTACCCCAACCCCTACGGCTTCGGGTTCCCCTACGCGGCCGTGCCGCCGCCGCACGGATACCCCTTCCCGCAAA CGTCGATGTACTACCCGATGCGCGGCGCGTACTACCCTCCCCCGGACACGTACTCGCGGCGCCCGTTCCGCGGCCGCGGGCGCGGGAGGGGGAGGGGCAGGCTGCCGTACTTCGAGGGACCCGACGCCACTCACCAGTACTACCA GTACTTCAAGAAATTATCAGAAGCGGAGCATCGCAACGAGCATGACAACCGTTCGCGTTCCCGCTCGCGCTCGCGGCGCCGCTCGTATTCGCGCTCTCGCTCGCGTTCGCGACGCCGCTCCTACTCGCGGTCTCGCTCGCGCTCCCGCAGCAGGAGCAGGAGGTCCCGCTCCAGGAGCCGAAGATCCAGATCCAGGAGTAGGAGGTCCAG ATCTCACAGTCACAACTCAAGGTCACGCCGGAGATCCAGATCAAGAAGCAAGCGACCCAAGACGAAATCCCGTTCCAAGTCCAAATCCAAGCACCGCAGCCCCAGCCCCAAGCCCGCGGAGAAACGCGCCAGTGTGGACAGCACCAAATTTGTGTCGCCGGGAA
- the LOC123874545 gene encoding A-kinase anchor protein 17A isoform X1 translates to MSIQVCKDISDAVALYLPQRLYLKSFAKLNISVQLPPHKVHGKAISNWELMEKLRKMIQPDSFSILKVSKHSSEVIRFDAELENRIKLERVLARLEDRIIQLNDYPDPLKVKVSECKSDFPSRHSWDSFFRDATDMDEMKPGERPDTIHIRNLPIRWFVHERDRDEDAPPSESLFKKVFEKYGPIRQVDVPAADPFRMQMKAAMRGITTPPQDSTLYFEGYIQFNEYAGFVRCMDALRGRKLLKRSDDLAEWCTIYVDFDKTKHMTDASVKRRSIVRERLTSRQRAKEEEERQEKEKIAKREAKERQKETVTRMIFHSLSQKMEHREQEKLAKMREREEKRKKKQLAKLMERDDVDLNKKVAEEQRKLLKTQKKLQAIRLIEELFRRIELRPELQRNGSKPERYYKVGDRMARQRIVEKYKRQQEKAVDEQRERLRHALDGRIVIRSALETKKPLRDSSISSVSEDERELKRVKTERLSTPEREGYNKNPAMYGYPNPYGFGFPYAAVPPPHGYPFPQTSMYYPMRGAYYPPPDTYSRRPFRGRGRGRGRGRLPYFEGPDATHQYYQYFKKLSEAEHRNEHDNRSRSRSRSRRRSYSRSRSRSRRRSYSRSRSRSRSRSRRSRSRSRRSRSRSRRSRSHSHNSRSRRRSRSRSKRPKTKSRSKSKSKHRSPSPKPAEKRASVDSTKFVSPGTMRRQRSKSWSLPKEGETRKSWSKTPEKKNE, encoded by the exons ATGAGTATTCAAGTGTGCAAGGACATTTCAGACGCTGTGGCTTTGTATTTGCCACAGCGGTTGTATCTCAAATCGTTTGCAAAGCTAAACATTTCTGTCCAGCTCCCTCCACACAAGGTTCACGGCAAGGCGATATCCAACTGGGAATTAATGGAAAAGTTACGGAAAATGATCCAACCTGACAGCTTTTCAATATTGAAAGTGTCCAAACATAGTTCGGAAGTGATTAGATTCGACGCAGAACTGGAAAACAGGATAAAATTAGAACGTGTGTTAGCGCGTTTAGAAGACAGGATAATACAGTTAAATGATTATCCAGATCCATTGAAAGTTAAAGTATCGGAATGCAAGTCAGATTTTCCTAGTCGTCATTCATGGGACTCATTCTTCAGAGATGCTACAGATATGGATGAAATGAAGCCCGGTGAGCGACCTGATACTATACATATAAGAAACTTGCCTATACGCTGGTTTGTTCATGAACGGGATCGGGACGAAGATGCCCCCCCATCGGAAAGTTTATTCAAAAAAGTGTTTGAAAAATATGGTCCAATAAGACAAGTTGATGTACCAGCTGCTGATCCATTTCGTATGCAAATGAAAGCTGCTATGAGAGGCATTACCACTCCTCCACAAGATTCCACCCTATACTTTGAAGGTTACATTCAATTTAATGAGTATGCAGGGTTTGTACGATGCATGGATGCATTAAGAGGTCGCAAGTTATTAAAACGGAGTGATGATTTAGCCGAATGGTGTACAATCTATGTGGATTTTGATAAAACTAAGCATATGACGGATGCCTCGGTGAAGAGAAGATCTATTGTAAGGGAGAGGCTCACGTCTAGACAAAGAGCTAAGGAAGAGGAAGAGAGACAGGAGAAAGAGAAAATTGCTAAGCGGGAAGCTAAAGAGCG ACAAAAAGAAACAGTAACACGTATGATTTTTCACTCTTTAAGCCAAAAAATGGAGCATCGCGAACAGGAGAAGTTGGCAAAGATGCGCGAAAGAGAAGAAAAGAGAAAGAAGAAGCAACTTGCTAAGCTGATGGAGAGAGATGATGTGGACCTGAACAAGAAGGTGGCAGAAGAGCAGAGAAAACTGCTGAAAACTCAAAAGAAGCTTCAGGCTATAAGACTAATTGAGGAGCTCTTTAGGAGAATAGAG TTGCGCCCAGAGCTGCAACGCAACGGCTCTAAGCCGGAGCGCTACTACAAGGTGGGTGACCGTATGGCGCGACAACGCATAGTGGAAAAGTACAAAAGACAGCAAGAAAAGGCAGTTGACGAACAACGGGAGAGGCTCAGACATGCACTGGACG GTCGTATCGTGATCCGTTCCGCGCTGGAGACCAAGAAGCCGCTGCGAGATTCGTCCATCAGCTCGGTGTCGGAGGACGAGCGCGAACTGAAGCGCGTCAAGACTGAGAGGCTCTCCACGCCAGAGCGAGAGGGATACAACAAGAACCCAG CAATGTACGGGTACCCCAACCCCTACGGCTTCGGGTTCCCCTACGCGGCCGTGCCGCCGCCGCACGGATACCCCTTCCCGCAAA CGTCGATGTACTACCCGATGCGCGGCGCGTACTACCCTCCCCCGGACACGTACTCGCGGCGCCCGTTCCGCGGCCGCGGGCGCGGGAGGGGGAGGGGCAGGCTGCCGTACTTCGAGGGACCCGACGCCACTCACCAGTACTACCA GTACTTCAAGAAATTATCAGAAGCGGAGCATCGCAACGAGCATGACAACCGTTCGCGTTCCCGCTCGCGCTCGCGGCGCCGCTCGTATTCGCGCTCTCGCTCGCGTTCGCGACGCCGCTCCTACTCGCGGTCTCGCTCGCGCTCCCGCAGCAGGAGCAGGAGGTCCCGCTCCAGGAGCCGAAGATCCAGATCCAGGAGTAGGAGGTCCAG ATCTCACAGTCACAACTCAAGGTCACGCCGGAGATCCAGATCAAGAAGCAAGCGACCCAAGACGAAATCCCGTTCCAAGTCCAAATCCAAGCACCGCAGCCCCAGCCCCAAGCCCGCGGAGAAACGCGCCAGTGTGGACAGCACCAAATTTGTGTCGCCGGGAA